The Actinomycetota bacterium genome contains a region encoding:
- a CDS encoding regulatory protein RecX, translated as MARNSRRSAAEPTPGASAASKAESDPRSYARTVVLRRLSSTPRTRKDLHDDLIKREIPEAIADEVLDRFTELGLINDSDYAELFVASRRRSRGTARPILRQELRRKGVGDDDIHAALEEISDEDEFARARALVLSKHPALARFDAATKQRRLMSLLMRRGYSGSVAAAAIRAELNAEFEPELTDD; from the coding sequence ATGGCGCGCAATTCCAGGAGATCAGCAGCTGAGCCCACTCCGGGTGCTTCTGCTGCGTCGAAAGCGGAGTCCGATCCGCGCTCCTATGCCCGCACTGTTGTCCTGAGGCGACTCAGCTCCACTCCGCGCACGCGCAAGGATCTGCATGACGATCTCATCAAACGTGAGATTCCCGAAGCTATCGCTGATGAAGTGCTTGATCGTTTCACTGAGCTGGGACTCATCAATGACAGCGACTACGCCGAGTTGTTCGTTGCCTCGCGTCGTCGCTCGCGAGGCACTGCTCGTCCCATCCTGCGGCAGGAGTTGCGACGCAAAGGCGTAGGCGACGACGACATCCACGCAGCCCTTGAAGAGATCAGTGACGAGGACGAGTTCGCACGAGCCCGCGCCTTGGTGCTGTCCAAGCATCCGGCTCTGGCACGCTTCGACGCGGCCACCAAGCAGCGGCGCTTGATGAGTCTGCTGATGCGTCGCGGCTATTCGGGTTCAGTCGCCGCTGCTGCCATTCGCGCTGAACTCAACGCGGAGTTCGAGCCCGAGCTCACCGACGACTGA
- the recA gene encoding recombinase RecA, protein MASANDREKSLETALAQIERQFGKGSVMRLGDEGRAPVDVIPTGSIALDLALGIGGYPRGRIVEIYGPESSGKTTVALHAIANVQAAGGIAAFIDAEHALDPEYAKNLGVDLDSLYVSQPDTGEQALEITDTLVRSGAIDLVVIDSVAALVPRAEIEGEMGDSHVGLQARLMSQALRKMAGALSNTNTTIIFINQLREKIGVMFGSPEVTTGGKALKFYASVRLDIRRIETLKGGTEAVGNRTRVKVVKNKVAPPFKQAEFDILYGEGISREGSLIDLGVDQGIVKKSGAWYTYEGDQLGQGKENARTFLRDNPDLCNDIEKRLKEQLGIGAQVDKPADITPAPIDL, encoded by the coding sequence ATGGCTAGCGCCAATGACCGCGAGAAGTCACTTGAGACCGCACTGGCTCAAATCGAGCGCCAGTTCGGCAAGGGCTCAGTTATGCGCCTTGGCGATGAGGGCCGCGCTCCCGTTGATGTGATCCCTACTGGCTCGATCGCACTTGATCTTGCGCTGGGCATTGGGGGATACCCCCGAGGTCGCATCGTGGAGATCTACGGGCCGGAGTCCTCGGGCAAGACCACAGTTGCCCTGCACGCCATCGCCAATGTGCAAGCCGCCGGTGGCATCGCAGCATTCATTGATGCCGAGCACGCTCTTGACCCGGAGTACGCCAAGAACCTCGGTGTCGATCTGGACAGCCTCTATGTCTCCCAGCCCGACACTGGTGAGCAGGCGCTGGAGATCACCGACACCCTCGTGCGCTCGGGTGCCATTGATCTCGTGGTCATCGACTCCGTCGCCGCACTTGTTCCGCGCGCTGAGATCGAAGGCGAAATGGGCGACAGCCACGTGGGTTTGCAGGCTCGTTTGATGAGCCAGGCCCTGCGCAAGATGGCCGGCGCCCTGAGCAACACCAACACCACAATCATCTTCATCAACCAGCTGCGCGAGAAGATCGGCGTGATGTTCGGTTCGCCCGAGGTCACCACTGGCGGCAAGGCGCTGAAGTTCTACGCATCCGTGCGCCTAGACATCCGCCGCATCGAAACCCTCAAGGGCGGCACCGAGGCCGTCGGCAACCGCACGCGAGTCAAGGTCGTCAAGAACAAGGTGGCACCGCCGTTCAAGCAGGCCGAGTTCGACATCCTCTACGGCGAGGGCATCTCACGTGAGGGCTCACTCATTGACCTCGGTGTTGATCAAGGCATCGTGAAGAAGTCCGGCGCTTGGTACACCTACGAGGGCGATCAGCTGGGCCAGGGCAAGGAGAACGCGCGTACCTTCCTGCGCGACAACCCGGACCTGTGCAATGACATCGAGAAGCGACTGAAGGAGCAACTGGGCATCGGTGCGCAGGTCGACAAGCCAGCCGACATCACACCAGCACCCATCGATCTGTAG
- a CDS encoding peroxiredoxin: MTLRLGDVAPDFTAETTDGNLTFHDWKSGSWAVLFSHPADFTPVCTTELGATAALKGEFDKRNVKAIAISVDPIESHNGWAGDIGEVSGHPLNFPIIADPDKTVSIAYDMIHPGEGDTSTVRSVFIIDTNNKVRLTLTYPKSVGRNFDEIVRVIDALQLTDKASVATPVNWVPGGKVIVPPTVSTEDAIAKYGDSVEVVKPYLRWIPQPTV, translated from the coding sequence ATGACACTTCGACTAGGCGATGTCGCCCCCGATTTCACTGCAGAGACCACTGACGGCAACCTGACCTTCCATGACTGGAAGTCCGGCAGCTGGGCAGTGCTGTTCAGCCACCCAGCAGACTTCACCCCGGTCTGCACCACCGAGCTTGGCGCGACCGCTGCGCTCAAGGGCGAGTTCGACAAGCGCAACGTGAAGGCGATCGCCATCTCCGTTGACCCCATCGAGTCGCACAATGGCTGGGCCGGCGACATTGGCGAGGTCAGCGGACACCCGTTGAACTTCCCCATCATTGCCGATCCTGACAAGACGGTCTCGATTGCCTACGACATGATCCACCCAGGTGAGGGCGACACCTCCACAGTGCGCTCGGTCTTCATCATCGACACCAACAACAAGGTGCGACTGACCCTTACCTACCCCAAGTCCGTTGGCCGCAACTTCGATGAGATTGTGCGCGTCATCGACGCCCTGCAGCTCACCGACAAGGCCTCCGTTGCCACCCCAGTCAACTGGGTTCCCGGCGGCAAGGTCATCGTGCCTCCGACGGTCTCCACTGAGGATGCGATCGCCAAGTACGGCGATTCAGTTGAGGTAGTCAAGCCATACCTGCGCTGGATTCCGCAGCCAACAGTCTGA